A genomic window from Amia ocellicauda isolate fAmiCal2 chromosome 15, fAmiCal2.hap1, whole genome shotgun sequence includes:
- the LOC136772063 gene encoding class I histocompatibility antigen, F10 alpha chain-like, translated as MTSVLLVLLCCVSAVDSEIHSLQYIYTALSSPAQTLPQFTAMGLLDDKEIDYYDSVQQQKIPKQNWMMENLPADYWEKGTQSRRSKEQWFKVNVGILMDRMRDNRTDLHILQWRHGCEINFKDDSSYEFIHGYDQYSYDGADFLSFDESRSQWVAPVPPAEPTKRKWDNEQILNQYTKGYLERECVDWLTKFMRFAERTISRTVTPDVHIFAKSSPSPGRITLFCLATGFYPKDFTVELLRWRAVLGEADGVQSSGVRPNRDPEDTYQLRKWLEIKSTETEGYSCRVSHRTLYESIIRDWDGKVSDSPDGGSDSVGIAVIVLLLILSAAGLGYFLYRRNKPAGLPFCNGPTPSNGHASTGHVSTGHTSGGHYSDGHTPLTDTPPMNMPPLDTCPNEHASNGHASNRHASNGHASNGHASDGHVSDGNGVSVQPLIPSNGQTHTNGHTSNGEGSSLCAAAVYGLRVQTRVPSLCNGVEMDVTCLWLICCGVMAVDSAIPDVHIFAKSSPSPGRITLSCLATGFYPKDFTVELLRWRAVLGEADGVQSSGVRPNRDPEDTYQLRMWLEIESTETEGYSCRVSHRTLYESIIRDWDGTVWDAGGDDADLKPLQEWSNNRVGTG; from the exons ATGACGTCTGTGTTGCTGGTGCTGCTGTGTTGTGTCTCCGCGGTGGACAGCG AGATCCACTCCCTGCAGTACATCTACACCGCCCTGTCTAGTCCTGCACAGACCCTTCCACAGTTCACTGCCATGGGTCTCCTTGATGACAAAGAGATCGATTACTATGACAGTGTGCAGCAGCAGAAGATCCCCAAACAGAACTGGATGATGGAGAACCTGCCTGCAGACTACTGGGAGAAAGGCACCCAGTCCCGCAGGAGCAAGGAGCAGTGGTTCAAGGTCAACGTGGGCATCCTGATGGACAGAATGAGGGACAATAGGACAG atcTGCACATCCTCCAGTGGAGACACGGCTGTGAGATCAATTTCAAGGACGACTCCTCCTATGAGTTCATTCATGGCTACGATCAGTACAGCTACGACGGCGCCGACTTCCTGTCCTTCGACGAGTCCAGATCTCAGTGGGTGGCGCCCGTCCCCCCGGCCGAGCCGACCAAACGCAAGTGGGACAACGAGCAGATCCTGAACCAGTACACCAAGGGCTACCTGGAGCGGGAGTGTGTGGACTGGCTCACCAAGTTCATGAGATTCGCAGAGCGGACGATCAGTAGGACTG ttactCCTGATGTCCACATCTTTGCCAAGTCCTCTCCGAGCCCTGGCCGTATCACCCTGTTCTGTCTGGCCACTGGATTCTACCCCAAGGACTTCACAGTAGAGCTGCTCAGATGGAGGGCTGTGCTGGGGGAGGCAGACGGGGTGCAGTCCAGTGGGGTCAGACCCAACAGGGACCCTGAGGACACCTACCAGCTCAGGAAGTGGCTGGAGATCAAGAGCACAGAGACTGAGGGCTACAGCTGCCGGGTGTCACACAGGACTCTCTATGAATCCATCATCAGGGACTGGG aTGGTAAGGTGTCGGACAGTCCAGACGGTGGTTCTGACAGTGTCGGCATAGCGGTCATTGTTCTGCTGCTGATCCTGAGTGCAGCTGGGCTGGGATACTTCCTGTATAGGAGGAACAAGCCGG CTGGGCTGCCATTCTGCAATGGACCGACCCCTTCAAATGGACACGCCTCCACTGGACACGTCTCCACTGGACACACCTCCGGTGGACACTACTCCGATGGACACACGCCTCTAACGGACACCCCTCCAATGAACATGCCTCCTTTGGACACGTGTCCGAATGAACACGCCTCCAATGGACACGCCTCCAATAGACATGCCTCCAATGGACATGCCTCCAACGGACACGCCTCCGATGGACACGTCTCCGATGGCAATG gcgTGTCAGTGCAGCCCCTGATACCCAGcaatggacagacacacacaaatggaCACACCTCCAACGGCGAAG GAAGTAGCCTGTGCGCAGCTGCAGTTTACGGGTTGCGGGTTCAAACGCGTGTGCCGTCTCTGTGCAATGGTGTCGAGATGGATGTGACGTGTCTGTGGCTGATCTGCTGCGGTGTCATGGCTGTGGACAGCG CTATTCCTGATGTCCACATCTTTGCCAAGTCCTCTCCGAGCCCTGGCCGTATCACCCTGTCCTGTCTGGCCACTGGATTCTACCCCAAGGACTTCACAGTAGAGCTGCTCAGATGGAGGGCTGTGCTGGGGGAGGCAGACGGGGTGCAGTCCAGTGGGGTCAGACCCAACAGGGACCCTGAGGACACCTACCAGCTCAGGATGTGGCTGGAGATTGAGAGCACAGAGACTGAGGGCTACAGCTGCCGGGTGTCACACAGGACTCTCTATGAATCCATCATCAGGGACTGGG aCGGCACAGTGTGGGACGCTGGCGGAGATGATGCTG